Proteins co-encoded in one Setaria viridis chromosome 9, Setaria_viridis_v4.0, whole genome shotgun sequence genomic window:
- the LOC117837944 gene encoding aspartyl protease 25, which translates to MAATTLLVLLLAATAASAADLSVYHNVHPPSPSPLESIIALARADDARLLFLSSKAAASPGVTSAPVASGQAPPSYVVRAGLGTPVQQTLLALDTSADATWAHCAPCDTCPAGSRFIPASSSSYAALPCASDWCPLFQGQPCPANQDAGASMPTCAFSKPFADASFQASLGSDTLRLGKDAIANYAFGCVGAVTGPTTNLPKQGLLGLGRGPMSLLSQTGSRYNGVFSYCLPSYKSYYFSGSLRLGAAGQPRNARYTPLLSNPHRPSLYYVNVTGLSVGRAWVKVPAGAFAFDPATGAGTVIDSGTVITRWTAPVYAALREEFRRQVGAPSGYTSLGAFDTCFNTDEVAAGGAPAVTLHMDGGVDLTLPMENTLIHSSATPLACLAMAEAPQNVNSVVNVVANLQQQNVRVVVDVAASRVGFAREPCN; encoded by the coding sequence ATGGCGGCCACcaccctcctcgtcctcctcctggcCGCCACTGCGGCCTCGGCCGCCGACCTGTCCGTGTACCACAACGTGCAcccgccgtccccgtcccccCTGGAGTCCATCATCGCGCTGGCGCGCGCCGACGACGCGCGCCTTCTCTTCCTCTCGTCCAAGGCGGCGGCCTCGCCCGGCGTCACCTCGGCGCCCGTGGCCTCCGGTCAGGCCCCGCCGTCGTACGTCGTCCGCGCGGGGCTCGGCACCCCGGTGCAGCAGACCCTCCTCGCGCTCGACACCAGCGCCGACGCCACCTGGGCGCACTGCGCCCCCTGCGACACCTGCCCCGCCGGCAGCCGCTTCATCCCTGCCAGCTCCTCCTCGTACGCCGCGCTCCCGTGCGCCTCCGACTGGTGCCCGCTCTTCCAGGGGCAGCCGTGCCCGGCGAACCAGGACGCCGGCGCGTCGATGCCGACGTGCGCCTTCTCCAAGCCCTTCGCCGACGCCTCCTTCCAGGCGTCGTTGGGCAGCGACACGCTGCGCCTGGGCAAGGACGCCATCGCCAACTACGCGTTCGGGTGCGTGGGCGCCGTGACCGGGCCGACCACCAACCTGCCCAAGCAGGGtctcctcggcctcggccgTGGCCCCATGTCCCTGCTGTCCCAGACCGGGAGCAGGTACAACGGCGTTTTCTCCTACTGCCTGCCGAGCTACAAGTCTTACTACTTCTCGGGGTCGCTCCGGCTGGGCGCCGCCGGGCAGCCCCGGAACGCCCGGTACACGCCGCTGCTGAGCAACCCGCACCGGCCGTCACTGTACTACGTGAACGTGACGGGGCTGAGCGTGGGTCGGGCGTGGGTGAAGGTCCCCGCGGGGGCGTTCGCGTTCGACCCCGCCACCGGAGCCGGCACGGTGATAGACTCCGGCACGGTGATCACGCGGTGGACGGCGCCCGTGTACGCGGCGCTGCGGGAGGAGTTCCGGCGGCAGGTGGGCGCGCCCAGCGGGTACACGTCGCTGGGCGCCTTCGACACGTGCTTCAACACggacgaggtggcggcgggcggcgcgccggccgtgACGCTGCACATGGACGGCGGCGTCGACCTCACGCTGCCCATGGAGAACACGCTCATCCACAGCAGCGCCACGCCGCTGGCGTGCCTCGCCATGGCCGAGGCGCCGCAGAACGTCAACTCCGTCGTCAACGTCGTGGCCAACCTGCAGCAGCAGAACGTACGGGtcgtcgtcgacgtcgccgcCTCGCGCGTCGGCTTCGCGAGGGAGCCCTGCAACTAG